In Acidobacteriota bacterium, a single genomic region encodes these proteins:
- a CDS encoding protein kinase produces MMVECPQCQAENKDDSKFCNDCGALLGKKGGAGRKGASFTKTLGIPVRDMKPGALIAGKYRVIEELGRGGMGIVYKAEDTRLKRTVALKFLPPELTHIPEIKDRFMREAQAAAALDHPNICTVYEFDQAEDKSFISMAYIEGQNLRKRIDSGPVELEEALRIATQVAEGLQEAHKRGVVHRDMKSANIMIDARGQAKVMDFGLARVAGATLVTREGTTMGTVTYMSPEQARGEKVDHRTDVWSFGVVLYEMLTGELPFKGEQSQAVVYAILKETPKPLTSSRPGLPPAIEQVVLKALEKDPDRRYQRFEGLLDDLNSITAGIVPDEIKTRLRKAKLRRRRKAILYTGAAGLAVLAVVLILTLFPGRADAIDSIAVLPFENLTGDSEKEYIVDGVTDELIGQLAQISGLRRVISRTSVIRYKHSGKPLPDIARELNVDAVVEGTVYQFGENVRIRVQVIDALPEELNLWAKTYEWAGNDVMVLYSEIARAIAENTRVKLTEDEIKRLAATRRVNPEAHEAFLKGQFHWHKFSEKDLDIARQYYELALEKDPGYAQAYAGIALVWMSRTYYGALPGEIMSKMTAALKKSLELDGMLPEAHFMLAVNATWYEFDWDAAEREFLLTLKLNPNYAQARVFYGLFLTGMGRIEEAKAQMRIGIELDPLNSMYQSYLGNALLRGRQFDEAMAYYQKALTMQSDFEGALGGLRHCYHHKGMYEEAFDVSRRLYTATGAHDLLEALNRGNEAGGYKEAMRQAAETLGARSNPAYSLDIATLYAYAGEKEKALDWLEIAGREKMQDLVYLNVNPKWDTLRDHPRFQELIRWMNFPVTSTN; encoded by the coding sequence ATGATGGTCGAATGTCCCCAATGCCAAGCCGAGAATAAAGACGACTCGAAGTTCTGCAACGATTGCGGGGCGCTGTTAGGAAAGAAGGGCGGAGCGGGCCGTAAAGGGGCGTCTTTCACCAAGACCCTGGGCATTCCCGTTCGTGACATGAAGCCGGGCGCGCTCATCGCCGGAAAGTATCGGGTCATCGAGGAACTCGGCCGCGGGGGGATGGGGATCGTCTACAAGGCCGAGGACACCCGGCTCAAGCGGACGGTGGCCCTCAAGTTCCTGCCTCCAGAGCTGACCCACATCCCGGAGATCAAGGACCGGTTCATGCGCGAGGCCCAGGCGGCCGCGGCCCTGGATCATCCCAACATCTGCACCGTCTACGAGTTCGACCAAGCCGAAGACAAATCCTTCATCTCCATGGCCTACATCGAAGGTCAAAACCTGAGAAAGAGGATCGACTCGGGCCCGGTTGAGCTCGAGGAGGCGCTTCGGATCGCCACCCAGGTGGCCGAAGGGTTGCAGGAGGCCCACAAGAGAGGGGTTGTCCACCGCGACATGAAAAGCGCCAATATCATGATCGACGCCAGGGGCCAAGCCAAGGTCATGGACTTCGGTCTGGCCCGGGTCGCGGGAGCCACGCTGGTCACCCGGGAAGGGACGACCATGGGCACGGTGACCTACATGTCCCCCGAGCAGGCCAGAGGGGAGAAGGTGGATCACCGCACGGACGTCTGGTCGTTCGGGGTGGTCCTCTACGAGATGCTCACGGGGGAGCTTCCCTTCAAGGGGGAGCAGTCTCAGGCCGTGGTCTACGCGATCTTGAAGGAGACGCCCAAGCCCCTGACGAGCTCGAGACCCGGCCTTCCTCCCGCGATTGAGCAGGTCGTGCTCAAGGCCCTGGAGAAGGATCCAGACAGAAGATACCAGCGCTTCGAGGGCCTGCTAGACGATCTCAACTCCATCACCGCGGGGATCGTCCCGGACGAGATCAAGACAAGGCTGAGGAAGGCCAAATTGCGCCGGCGGAGGAAGGCGATCCTGTACACGGGTGCCGCCGGGTTGGCGGTCCTGGCGGTCGTTTTGATCCTGACACTGTTTCCGGGGCGCGCCGATGCCATCGACTCGATCGCCGTCCTGCCATTCGAAAACCTGACGGGGGATTCGGAGAAGGAATACATTGTGGACGGCGTGACCGATGAGCTGATCGGGCAGCTTGCCCAGATCAGCGGGCTGCGCCGGGTCATCTCCCGCACATCCGTGATCCGCTACAAGCATTCCGGCAAGCCTCTGCCGGATATCGCCCGGGAATTGAATGTTGATGCTGTGGTTGAGGGGACGGTCTATCAATTCGGGGAAAATGTGCGCATCCGTGTGCAGGTGATCGATGCCCTCCCCGAGGAGCTAAACCTCTGGGCCAAGACCTACGAGTGGGCCGGAAACGATGTCATGGTGCTGTACAGCGAGATCGCCCGTGCCATTGCCGAAAACACCAGAGTCAAGCTGACCGAGGATGAAATAAAAAGGCTTGCCGCGACGCGCCGGGTCAATCCCGAGGCCCACGAGGCCTTTCTCAAAGGCCAATTCCACTGGCATAAATTCTCGGAAAAGGACCTTGACATCGCCCGGCAATATTACGAATTGGCTTTGGAAAAGGATCCGGGGTACGCTCAGGCTTATGCGGGTATCGCCCTGGTCTGGATGAGTCGAACATATTATGGCGCGCTGCCCGGTGAGATCATGTCTAAAATGACGGCGGCGCTCAAGAAAAGCCTCGAATTGGACGGCATGCTGCCGGAGGCCCACTTTATGCTTGCGGTTAACGCGACATGGTATGAATTTGATTGGGATGCGGCGGAGCGTGAGTTCCTGTTAACCCTCAAACTCAATCCCAATTATGCCCAGGCCCGGGTCTTCTATGGATTATTCCTAACCGGGATGGGCCGTATCGAGGAAGCCAAGGCGCAGATGCGGATCGGCATCGAGCTCGACCCGTTGAATTCGATGTATCAGAGCTACCTGGGTAACGCCTTATTGCGCGGGAGGCAGTTCGATGAGGCTATGGCTTATTACCAGAAAGCTCTGACCATGCAGTCTGATTTCGAGGGTGCTCTGGGCGGCCTCAGGCATTGCTATCACCATAAGGGAATGTACGAAGAAGCTTTTGATGTATCGAGACGGCTTTATACGGCGACCGGAGCCCATGATCTCCTCGAAGCGCTCAACCGCGGCAATGAAGCCGGCGGGTATAAGGAAGCGATGCGACAAGCGGCTGAGACGCTTGGGGCTCGATCCAACCCGGCCTACTCATTGGATATCGCGACTCTTTACGCCTACGCGGGGGAGAAGGAGAAGGCCTTGGATTGGCTCGAGATCGCCGGCCGGGAGAAAATGCAGGATCTGGTTTATTTAAACGTGAACCCCAAGTGGGACACGCTGCGCGATCATCCCCGCTTCCAGGAATTGATCCGGTGGATGAACTTTCCCGTGACTTCGACAAATTGA
- a CDS encoding S9 family peptidase yields MTFLMVSVFLTAAVPAATAQAPAETHPFSIHDMLAMDRIGEPTVSPDGRWIAFNLRVTDLDGNRGRTDLWLTDLDGKLLRRLTNNPSADFNPRWSPDGKTLYFLSTRSGSSQVWRIRPDGGEAEQVTRLPLGVANMTLSPDGKTLAFSIEVFPGLCPGKTKARLDETAASKASGRIYDQLFIRHWDTWKDGRRSHVFVLPVAGGHVRDLMPDMDADSPSKPFGGAEEFAFTPDGLGLVFTARDAGREEAWSTNLDLYFVPIDGSAAPRNLTEENKATDTQPLFSPDGRTLAYLAMERPGYEADRYRIMLRSWPDGPERELAPDWDRSPSSLAWSPDSRILYAAAGNIGQYSLFAFDVKTGAVKTVINDGYVSSHSPAAGGRIVFGLHTLKSPVELWSVKTDGTEMRPVTRINAAKVAAARMGDVEQFSFKGWNDETVYTYIVKPVDFDQAKKYPVAFLIHGGPQGSFGNSFHYRWNPQAYAGAGYAAVMVDFHGSTGYGQAFTDSIRGDWGGKPLEDLQKGLAAALERYPWMDGERVGALGASFGGYMINWIAGAWPDRFRCLVNHDGNLDERMAYFATEELWFPEWDHMGTPWDNPEGYEKHNPVNLVKNWKTPMLVIHGALDFRVVETQGMSTFTALQRRGIPSKFLYFPDENHWVLKPHNSILWHETVIDWLDKWLK; encoded by the coding sequence ATGACGTTTCTGATGGTTTCGGTCTTTCTGACCGCCGCGGTTCCGGCCGCAACGGCGCAGGCTCCGGCCGAAACCCATCCTTTTTCCATCCATGATATGCTGGCCATGGACCGGATCGGCGAGCCGACCGTCTCTCCCGACGGGCGGTGGATCGCCTTCAACCTGCGGGTCACGGATCTGGACGGAAACCGCGGCCGCACCGACCTGTGGCTGACCGATCTCGACGGCAAACTCCTCCGCCGCCTGACCAACAATCCTTCGGCGGATTTCAACCCGCGCTGGTCGCCCGACGGCAAGACGCTCTATTTTCTCTCGACGCGCTCCGGATCGAGCCAGGTCTGGCGCATCCGGCCCGACGGCGGTGAAGCCGAGCAGGTGACCCGCCTGCCGCTTGGCGTTGCCAACATGACGCTTTCCCCCGACGGCAAGACTCTGGCCTTCAGTATCGAAGTCTTTCCCGGACTCTGTCCCGGTAAAACGAAAGCCAGGCTCGACGAGACCGCGGCAAGCAAGGCTTCTGGCCGCATCTACGACCAGCTCTTCATCCGCCACTGGGACACATGGAAGGACGGACGGCGCTCCCATGTCTTTGTTCTCCCCGTCGCCGGGGGGCATGTCCGCGACCTCATGCCGGATATGGACGCCGACTCGCCCTCCAAGCCTTTCGGCGGTGCGGAGGAGTTTGCATTCACGCCGGACGGTCTGGGCCTGGTCTTCACCGCCCGCGACGCCGGACGCGAAGAGGCCTGGTCCACGAACCTCGACCTTTACTTCGTGCCCATCGACGGTTCCGCGGCACCGCGCAACCTCACCGAAGAGAACAAGGCGACGGACACCCAGCCCCTCTTCTCTCCCGACGGCCGGACCCTGGCCTATCTGGCCATGGAACGGCCCGGCTATGAAGCCGACCGTTACCGGATCATGCTCCGGTCGTGGCCGGACGGTCCGGAGCGCGAGCTGGCTCCGGATTGGGACCGCTCACCCTCGTCCCTGGCCTGGTCGCCCGACAGCCGAATACTCTATGCGGCCGCCGGGAACATCGGCCAATACTCTCTGTTCGCCTTCGACGTCAAAACCGGCGCCGTAAAAACCGTGATCAACGACGGCTATGTCTCGTCTCACTCTCCGGCTGCGGGCGGCCGCATCGTCTTCGGCCTCCACACCCTCAAGTCGCCGGTCGAGCTCTGGTCCGTGAAGACCGACGGAACAGAAATGCGCCCCGTCACACGCATCAACGCCGCCAAGGTCGCCGCCGCCCGCATGGGCGACGTCGAGCAGTTCAGTTTCAAAGGCTGGAACGACGAAACCGTCTATACTTACATTGTTAAACCCGTCGACTTCGACCAGGCCAAAAAATATCCCGTGGCTTTTCTCATCCACGGCGGGCCCCAGGGCTCGTTCGGGAACAGCTTCCATTACCGCTGGAACCCGCAGGCCTACGCCGGAGCGGGCTATGCCGCGGTCATGGTCGACTTTCACGGCTCGACCGGCTACGGACAGGCCTTCACCGACTCCATCCGCGGCGATTGGGGCGGCAAACCCCTCGAAGACCTTCAGAAGGGTCTGGCCGCCGCCCTAGAGCGCTATCCCTGGATGGACGGCGAGCGGGTCGGCGCACTAGGCGCCTCGTTCGGCGGGTACATGATCAACTGGATTGCCGGCGCCTGGCCCGACCGCTTCCGCTGTCTGGTCAATCACGACGGCAATCTCGATGAACGAATGGCCTATTTCGCCACCGAGGAGCTCTGGTTCCCGGAATGGGACCACATGGGCACACCCTGGGACAACCCCGAAGGCTACGAGAAGCACAATCCCGTGAATCTGGTCAAGAACTGGAAGACGCCCATGTTGGTCATTCACGGCGCGCTCGATTTCCGCGTGGTGGAGACGCAGGGCATGTCCACGTTCACGGCCCTTCAGCGGCGGGGCATCCCCAGCAAGTTCCTCTATTTCCCGGACGAAAACCACTGGGTCCTCAAGCCCCATAACTCTATCCTGTGGCATGAAACCGTCATCGACTGGCTT